GGCTTTGCGCGGCGAATTGAGCTGAATTCTTTCGGCTTTCAGCAGTGTCTTTCGTGATGTAGATGAGGCGGCAGTACCTACCCTCAACCCATTGTGGATAGCCAGATTTTCAGCCTGCGAAGGGGCTGTGCGAACTGGCCTGCGGGGGGCGTCGGGAGCAACGGCAGCAATAAACCGCGATGAGTTGGGCTGAACTACATGAGCCGATGGCGCGGCCGTAGTGGCCGCCACAGTAGTGGAAGGCCCGCTCGCCGCAGCTGGCGCCGAGGACGCGGGGGCTACGGCAGCCGGGGCCTTGGTCGGGAGCGCCGGTTGAGGCGCGGCCGCGTGGCTTGGCTGCTTGGCGTCGCCGCGAGTAATCAGTGCATGGGTGGCTTCTATTCTGGCCGGCGTGGCGGCGAGGGGGCTCGTGCCGGCCGGCGTGGCCGTATCGGTGGGCCACAGCAGCCAGCCGGCTGCCACCAGGGCCACAATGGCCACTTCGGCCGCAAAATACTGCCACAGCTTCCGCCGCACGGCTTGCTCAATCACCGTCTTGTCTAGCTCCTTTTCCAGGCGCAGCCAGGCATCCAGGGGGAAGGAGGCGGGCTCGGGGTCCGGTGGGTCCAGGCGTTGGAACGCCTTATCAATATCGTTATCCGACCACATAGCGCGCTTTTTCAGAAGTAGTACACTGGGCCAGCATCGTCCGCAAGTGAGCTCGGGCCTTAAATAAGTTTGATTTGGAAGTGCCCACGGAAATGTGGAGCTGCTCGGCAATTTCTTCGTGGCCGAAGCCGTCTATCACCGCCAGGTTGAACACCGCCCGGTAGGCCGGGGGCAGGCGCTGCACCAGGGCCAGCAGCTCGTCGTAGCTCAACGCGTCGAGGGGCGTGGGGCCACTGTCGGCCTGGTTCAGGGACACATCGTCGAGCTCCTGCTGGTGCTGGTGGCGTTCGTTGGCGCGGTAGTGGTCGATGGCGGTGTGAATCATGATGCGCTTAAGCCAGCCGCGGAACGAGCCCAGCACATCTTCGGGATGGCGGGCTGCATCGAAGCGGGCCACGTCGCGGAATACTTTCACAAACCCGTCGTTGGCCGCTTCCATGGCTTGGTCGCGGTTGCGGGCGTAGCGCAGGCAAATGCTCATCGCATAGCCGTAGAACTGGCCGTACAGCCGGCGTTGGGCCACCCGCTCCTGCAGCCGGCAGGCAGCCAGCAGCTCCGGCAGTGCCGGAGGGCCAGAATCAGAGGGGACGACGTGCAGCATAATGCAGCGGTAGATAGGCTTGTTTAAACGACTCGGAAGTTAAGCAAAAAGGGTTGCCTAATCACTGATTTTTCGGATTGAAGCGGATTTCACGGATTTTGTGGACAATGACATGCGCTCCTGCGTAGCCGCGCCCCGACCATGCCCACACAAAAAAAGCCGCCCACCGGGCGGCTTTTTTACCTTGAGTCTCAGGAACTGAATCGGCCACGAAATCCGTGAAATCCGCTTCAATTCGAAAAATCAGTGATGTTACACGTTGGCCGTGCTCAGCTTGGGGGCGTCGCCGGGTAGGCCGGTTACGTCTTCGCCAGCGGCGAGGCGCTCGCGCTCCTCTTTCTTGCCGTAGGTGTCGAGGATAATCGGGGTGGCGATGAACAGCGACGAGTACGTGCCGAAGATGATGCCCACAATCATGGTGAAGGAGAACGAACGGAGGGTTTCGCCGCCGAAAATGTACAGCACCAGCACCACCAGGAACACCGTCGTGAACGTAATCATCGTCCGCGAGAAGGTGGAGTTCAGGGCCGGGTTCACCACCTGGGCGAAGGTCAGCTTGGGGTTCTCGCGCAGGTACTCCCGAATACGGTCGTAGATAACCACCGTGTCGTTCATCGAGAAGCCGATGATGGCCAGCACGGCCGCCACGAAAATCTGGTCCATCTCATAGTTCACGCCGAAGGCCCGCGCAATGGGGAAGGCGGCAATCACGAGCAAGGCATCGTGAAACAGGGCGATAACGGCAGCCATTGAGTACTGCCACTTCTCGAAGCGGAACAATACATACACGAAGATGCCCAGCAGCGTGAGACCCAACGAGAGCACCGAAGTGCGCTTGATGTCGTCGGCGATGGTAGCGCCCACTTTCGAAGCAGAGGGAACCTGTGGGCTGGCCGAAGCAAACTTCTGCAGGCCCTGGTCCAGGGCGGCGCGCACCTGCTTGTCGGCGGTTACGCTTTCGTCGTCGGCCAGGTAGCCGGTGGTCACGCGCAGGCGGTTTGGAGCACCGTACTGCTTCACTTCCAGGCCCGCGCCTTTGAAGGCCGGCCGGAGCTGGTCGGCTACGTCGGAGGCCACCATGGTCTTGTTGAAATCAACCACGTAAGCGCGGCCGCCCTGGAAGTCGACGCCCAGGTTGGGGCCGCCCTGCAGGTACATCAGCACAAAGCCGAGGATGATAACCGACGCCGAGAAAATGTAGGCGATTTTGCGCTTGCCCACGATGTCGAAGTTCAGGTTTTTGAACAGGTTGCGCGAAATCATCGTGCTGAAGGTCATCGGGTGGTTTTCGTTGCCCTTAATCAGCCACTCAATGATGAGGCGCGACACAAACACGGCCGACAGGAACGAGGTGAGCACGCCAATACCAAGGGTGATAGCGAAGTTCTGCACCGGGCCCGTGCCGAAGAAGCCGAGGATAACGGCAATGAGCATCGTGGTTACGTTGGAGTCGAAGATGGCCGAGAAGGCGCGCGAGTAGCCTTTGTTCACGGCATCGGACAGGCCCAGGCCGTGGTTCAATTCTTCCCGCACCCGCTCGAAAATCAGTACGTTGGCGTCAACCGACGAGGCAATTACCAGAATCAGACCGGCGATGCCGGGCAGCGTGAGCGCCGTGCCAAACTGCGCCAGCACGCCCAGAATCAGGAACATGTTGAAGAGCAGGGCCACGTCGGCCACGATACCAGCGCGGCCGTAGTACAGCGCCATGAAAATCATGATAATCAGCAGGCCGGCCAGCGACGAGTATAGGCCTTGGTTGATGGCTTCCTTGCCGAGCGAAGGACCCACTACGGCTTCTTCCACAATGCGGGTAGGAGCGGGCAGCTTACCAGCCTTTAGCTGGTTGGCCAGGTCCTGGGTGTCTTCAATGGCGAAGCTGCCCGTGATGCTGGTGCCGCCGCCCGTAATCTCGCTCTGCACCACCGGGGCCGAGCACACGTAGTCGTCGAGAACCATGGCCACTTGGCGGCCAATGTTGGCGCCGGTCATTTTGGCCCACTTGCGCGAGCCCGCGGGGCTCATGTTCATCAGTACCTCGGGCTGGCCGGTAGCACCAATGTCGGCGCGGGCGTCGCTGATTACTTCGCCGCTCAGCATGGGCACGCCGTCGCGGGTTTTGCGCACCGGAATCAGCTCCAGGTACTCCTGCTTGTCGATGGTGGTGGGCTTCAGGCTCCAGAGCAGGGCCAGGGTGGGGGGCAGCACGGCTTTGGCCTCCGGCGAACGCAGGATGCTGTTCATGCGGGCGGTGTCGCGCAGGTTCACACCCAGGCGGCCGGGCATGGTGAACAGGCTGGCCAGCACGCCGCCTTTGGTCGACGTAGCGGCCGAGTCAGCAGCGTTCTTAGCCGATTTCTTGGCCAGTTGGGCAGCCAGGGAAGAAGAGTCGCCCGCGGCGGCTTTGTTGCCAGCCAAGGCTTTGGAGGTATCGGCAGCAGCGGTGGTAGCGCCGGCTTTCTGCGCGGCGGCTTTGGTGGCCAGCTGCTGGTCGAGCTGCACGAGGTAAGGAGCCACTTCGTTCTGGTTCCATACTTCCCAGAACTCCAGCTTGGCTTGGCCTTGCAGCAGCTTGCGCACGCGGTCGGGGTTGTCGACGCCGGGCAGCTCAATCTGGAGGCGGCCGGTGCCTTTCACGCGCTGGATGCTGGGCTGGTTCACGCCAAACTTGTCGACGCGGGTACGCAGGATGTTGAACGAGCGGTCGATGGCTTCTTCAACTTCCTTGTCGATGGCCCCAATCACCTTTTCGTTCGACGAGTTGATGTCGATGTTGCGGCTCTTGTTGGTGGTGTTGGCAAAGATGGTAGCCAGCGGCTTGCCACCCGAGTTCTGCTGCCAGGCTTGGGCAAACAGTGCCGTAAACGGCGTGCCCGAGTTGGTTTTCTGAGCCTGCTGGGCTTGCTCCAGCGATTTGTTGAATGCGGCGTCTTTGCTGTTGCCGCTCATGGCCCGCACGATTTCTACCGGCGATACCTCGAGCGTTACGTGCATGCCGCCTTTCAGGTCGAGGCCCAGGCCGAGCTCGCTCTGGCGCACCTCGCGGTACGTGAAGGGCCCAAACACGGGCGCGCGCCACACCGAGTCGAGGTAGTGCTGGCGGGCGGTTTCGTTGAGCTTGCCGTCGCGGGTGGCGTAGGCCACGGCTTTCTGCTGCACACCACGCGAGACGTAGGTGAAGAACAGGAAGTACGCGCACAGCGCCGTCACCACGACGGTTAGGGCGATGATTAATCCTTTATTACGCATTATGAAAAGTGTTGATTGTTGAGTTTTGAATGTTGAGTGCGGGGCGTGAAAAAGGGCTGGCGGTGAACGGCAGTTTAACCGAAACGGCAAAACGCATTCAACCCTCAACCCTCAAAATTCAACACTTGCTAAGGGGCTTGCGGCGACAAGGCCACGGCCAGCAGCCGCGCCCGAAAAAACTCGCCGGCCCGCACGCCGGCATGGAGGCGCGGCACCGCCAGCGCCCGCCGCAGAGCGGGCAGCCACAGCGAGGGCACCGCCGCCGGCAGCCAAGCCACCACGGGCGGCGCCACAAAGTGCTCCAGTGTTGCGGTGGCTTCCAGCAATACCTTCTGTTTTACCACCGTTGCTTTGGGCGGGGCGAAACGGGTTTCCCCCTTGCCCACCGGCAGGCGCAGTACGCTCACGGCGCGCTGGTTCAGGCCCAGCACCAGCAGCACCGTAGCGGCGAGCAGTGCAAAGCGCAGCGAAAACCAAAAACGTGTGAGCAGAGCCAGCATGGGTATAAACGGGGACTGCAAAGGTAATATTTTGGCGGGGATGTTGGCAAGCAGCACTATAAAGCCGCTTCACATAGCTGTCAGGGCGCTATTTCAGGGCTTCGAAGGTGTATTGCGCGTCGGCCCAGAACGCATCGAGCGCCATAATCCGGGGCTTAAAAAAAGAAATAAGCGCGGGCCAGTCTTCCCGATTAAACAGGTTGGCGGGGCGCAATTCAATATAAATGCGGCTGTAGGGTAGGCCCACGGCGTCAGTGGCTTCCGCTTCCCAGCTCCATTCCTCGCCCAAGGCTTCGTGAAGCAAAGCCTTTAGCTCAACAAACTGCTCATAAAAGAGCTCCCGGATGCCCGCGTCCGGATGCGTCAGCTCAATGGCGATGGTGGCGCGCCGGTTGTCGGCCTGCATCCGGAAGTACACGTGCTTGATGCCCGTCTTGTAGTTTATCCAGTTGGTCGAATCGCCTTCGGCCGACGGCACCGGAGCCATGTACTGCCCAAAGGCCGTCCAGAAAGCCTGGCGTAGCTGGGTTACTTCTGCTTTGCTATACATTGGAGATTGGGCCCATAAGCCATAAGCCGGGACTACAATGGCCCGGCTCCTTCACATGAGGTACCAAAGAAAGGGCGTCGACTGCTTATCGGAAGAACAAGCAAATGCTCCGTTGAGCCACAGCCGGCCCAAGTTGAGCTAAAGCGGCGTGGCCCACCAGCCGGTTGCGTTGGCTTGAATGGCTACGGCGCCGGCGTTTTGGTAGTACTCGTCTACGCATTCCCGGAACATGGAATTGTTGGTGCTGGAAAAGCACACGGCGTGGTCGGCGGGCGGCAGCGGCCCCGTGTGCACCCTGAAGATGCTGCCCCGCTCGGCCTTCGTAATTATAAGGTAAGTGGTGTCGCTTAGCGACGTGGTGGTCGCCTCAAACATGGGCCCGTAGGAAGTGTCCGGGGTGATGTCTCCCCTCAGATTCTTGTTGTGGGCCGGGTGTTGCAGAATGCCGACCTGGCTGTTTTTGTCGCAGCCCATCAGCATAACTAAACCCAACGCGGCCAAAACCGCTTTTCGGGGAGTGACTTGTGAGAGCGTACTGCTCATATCCAAAGCAAAAATGATTATCTCAGCAAAGCCCGGGTGCCGCGCTTGGCACTACGGCGCTACCCGGCTAGCTTTTATAGGTCCAAGATAATATTGTTTTGCTTATACAGTATGGATAGGTTAAAAAATTATACGCTCACCCCTGTGTGAAGCGTGTGTGCTGTTCATAAGTAAAGTCAATTGCCCTGAGAGGATGCTTGCTTATTGCTTAGACTTCTTTAACCACCTTGGTTTGCAGAAAGCCGACCAGCACTTCCAGGCCTTTCTCAAAGTGGCGGTTGTTCGGAATTACGATATCGGCGTAGTGCTTGTAGGGCGCAATAAACTGCTCGTAGGTGGGGGCTACGTGGTGGGTGTAGCGGTAAAGCACATCGGCCAGGTCATAGCCCCGCTCGTCACGGTCGCGGATAATGCGGCGGTGCAGCTTCACGTGTTCCTGGGCATCGATGTACACTTTGAGGTCCAGCAGCTTCGCGATTTCTTCGAAGTGAAACACGAAGATGCCTTCTACCACCACAATGGGGGCGGGCCGGAACACCAGTTCCTTTGGCGTGGCGGCCGCGTTATTAAAGGTGTATTCCGTCCGCCGTACTTCGTGGCCCTGGCTGATGCGCAGCACGTCGGCGGCATAAGCCGCGGCATCGATGCTGGCGGGCAAGTCAAAGTTTTCCACCCCCTGGTCGTCGCGCATTTGCTTTTCGCGGGGATGATAATAATTATCCTGCGAGATGAGGCAAATCTGGTCTTCGGGAAAAGCCGCCAGTAGCCGCCGCAGAAACGTGGTTTTGCCAGAGGCGCTGCCGCCGGTGATGCCAATAAGATAAGGGGTGTGCATAGCAGGCAAAGGTAACGCTTCGCTCAATGAGGAATGAAGAATGAGGGCTGAAGAATTGAAACGGGCCCAAGTGCCCGGGCTTCCTCACCCCTCATTTAGAAACTTGACCAGCCCGGCCACGGCCCGCGCCCGGTGGCTGATGAGGTTCTTCTCGGCGCCGCTCATTTCGGCGAAGGTGCGCCCGTTGCCCTCCACCGGCACAAACACGGGGTCGTAGCCGAAGCCGCCCGTGCCCCGCAGGTCTTCCGAAATATAGCCCGCCACTTCGCCCGCAAACTCGTGCATAGAGCCGTCGGCGCCGGCCAGGGCCACTACCGTACGGAAACGGGCCGAGCGGTCAGGCACGCCGGCCAGCTCTTGCAGCAGCTTGGCCACGTTGTCTTCGGCCCGCCGCTGGGGGCCGGCGTAGCGGGCCGAGTACACGCCCGGCTCCCCGTTGAGGGCGGTTACTTCCAGGCCGGTATCGTCGGCAAAGCAGGCCACGCCGTAGTGCTGGCGCACGTATTCTGCTTTTTGGCGGGCATTGCCTTCCAGGGTGTCCTGGGTTTCGGGCAGCTCTTCGTGGCAGCCGATGTCGGCCAAACTCAGCAGCTTGAGGCCCGGGGGCAGTAGCGGGCGGATTTCGTCGAGCTTGTGCGCGTTGTTCGATGCAAAGCAGAGCTGGGTGGGAGCTGGCATAGGTGAGGGTATAGTAAGAGCGTCATGCGGAGCTTGTCGAAGCATCTCAACTGCAATACTAAATCTATTTAGCTGCCCGGTAGAGATGCTTCGACAAGCTCAGCATGACGTCCATTGTTCGTTCAATTAACTACTGAGGCCCCACTTACCGGAACATCGACTTTATGGTGCCCCAGGAACGCTGCATGGCACTGGGGGTGCCCGCCAGCACGGTGAGGTAGCTTTGGTCGCCGCTGGTGCTGCGCACCGTGAGCCGATACGTGAGCGGGCCGCCGGCTGCGGCACCGGTGCTACCCGCCGTGGTCCGGAGCGGGTTGGTGTCGAGGAGCTGGTAGCGGCGCTGGCCGGTGGGCCTGAGGCTGCTCACGGCCGTGTAGCTGGTTTCGGTGGCGGCTTTGCGGGAAATCTCAAAGCCGGTGACGTTGGTTTCTGAGTTTACTTGCCAGTCTAGGCGCACATTGGGGCCGTCGTAGCCCGCCGTAAAAAGCGTGAGGGAAGTGGCCACAACTAGGCTTGCATTCCAGAGCACCAGCAGCAAGGCGGCGGGGCCGAAACGACGAAACAGACGGCGGATGAGGGGGGATTTCAGCACGCGCGACAGCCCGGCCCCAAATAGGGACGGATTCAAATGTACACGCATATCGGAACGCCAACAAGCTCATCAACACCCACTGGCAGCGCTTATCCCCCGTAAAATATTGAGGCCAGAGTTGGGTATTTAGGAGCTAAGCTGTACTTTTGCAGTCCCTTCCGCAAAATCGGCAGGGTTCAACTGGTAAAACTGGCCCCCGATATGAAAAAAGAGACCCACCCCGAGTATCAGGAAGTCGTGTTTCAGGACACTTCCTCGGATTTTAAGTTCATCACTCGCTCCACGATGAAGCCGACCGACACCATCACGATGGAAGACGGCAAAACGTATCCGCTGGTGAAAATCGAAGTGAGCAGCGCCTCGCATCCTTTCTACACCGGCAAGAACATGTTCATTGACACGGCCGGCCGTGTGGAGAAATTCCGCAGCCGCTACGCCAAGAAAGAGCAGAACAGCGCCAACAAAGAATAGCTTTTTGAGTTGTCAGTTGCTCGTTATCAGTTGTTAGGCTGATGGCCTGCCAACCGAAAGCTCCCGGTAGCCCAGCTGCCGGGAGCTTTTCTTTTTACGATACCCGAACTTTGTAATCGGGGCTGCCTTCACCAACTTGGGTGCCTAAGCTAACCACTGCCAACTACCACCTGACAATTAACTAGATGCACGTTCTGCTTTTCGACGACCCGGCCATCCGGCCGCACTTGCTGCCGTTCACCTTCACGCGCCCCGTGGCGGCGCTGCGCTGCGGCATTCTGACGCTGGCCGAAAAATGGCAGTACCGGCTGGGCGTGGCGGCGGTGGGCTACCTCACGCAGCCTTATTTGCAGGAGAAGTTTCCGGCTGGCGACGTAAGCGGGCCAGCCCTCATCATAAACGGCGCCGTGTGCCCCGACGACCTGCTCGTCCGCCAGGTGCAGGCTTTGCACCCCGGCCAGGCCCTGTACTGCGACGAGCGCCTGGTGGCCGCCCACGTGGCCGACGCCTCGCTCGTGGCCGAGCTAATCCAGGACGGTCCGCCCGAATCCCGCCAGGTAGCCGAGCCGGTGACGGTGGTGACCCGGCCCTGGCATTTGTTTCTTTTCAACGGCGCCGAAATCCGCCGCGACTTTGCCCTCCTCACCCAGGGCCGCACGTCGCAACCCATCTCCGACCCGCACACCATCGTGTACGGGGCCGAAAACATCTTCATCGAGGAAGGTGTGAAAATCCGCGCTGCGATTCTCAACGCCGAGGATGGCCCCATTTACCTAGGCAAAAACTCACAGGTGCACGAAGGTGCCATCATCAAAGGCCCGCTGGCTTTGTGCGAAGGCGCGCACATCAACGCCGGCGCCAAAATGCGCGGCGACAACACCGTCGGCCCGTACTCCAAAGTGGGCGGCGAAGTGGGCAACAGCATTCTGTTGGGCTACGCCAACAAAGGCCACGACGGCTACCTGGGCAACTCCGTTATCGGCGAATGGTGCAACCTCGGGGCCGATACCAACACCAGCAACCTCAAGAACAACTACGCTTCCGTTAAAATATGGAGCCACAAGGCCCACCGCTTCGTGGACACCGGCCAGACCTTCTGCGGCCTGATGATGGGCGACCACAGCAAGTGCGGCATCAACACCATGTTCAACACCGGCACAGTGGTGGGCGTGGGCGCCAATATTTTTGGGGCGGGCTTCCCGCGCACGTTTATCCCGAGCTTCAGCTGGGGCGGCGCGGCCGGGTTCGAGACCTTCAAACTGCCCAAGGTGGACGAAGTAGCCGAACGGGTGATGGCCCGCCGCGCGCTGCCCTACACCAAAGTTGAGCAGGATATTATGAAGGTGGTTTTTGAAGCGACGGAAGCGGATAGGGTTTGGGAAAAGGCTAAATAGCAATGAGTAAACTCTTGATTGGCTTCTGCTGCTTCTTCCTGTCTATGATGGTAGTAGTAGGATTTGTTAATTCCTGGATTTCGGGCTTATTGAAGCTTGCGGTGACTGGTATCGCGGTATTGCTGTTGCTTCGGTTGCTGCGAAAGGAAATGGACTGGCAAACAAAAGTTTTCGGTGCTATAGGCTTCACATTTTTGGCCTGCATCCTTTCGATTGGAGCTGATTTTGTCTTGTTGCGTTAATTCGCCAATAACGATTCCATGACCTTCGCCGAAATCCCCAACCAAATTGCTGTGAAACAGCTGCTGCGCCAGTCGGTGCAGCGGCAGCACGTGGCGCATGCCCAGCTTTTTCGGGGTAGCGAGGGCGGCGCGGCGCTGGCCCTGGCCCTAGCCTACGCGCAGTATTTGAACTGCGAAGCGCGCGCTGCTGATGCCGAGGACAGCTGTGGCCACTGCCCGGCCTGCACCAAAACGGCCAAGCTGGCCCACCCCGACCTGAACTTCATTGTGCCCGTGACCACCACCAAAACGGTGACCAAGGACGCGGTGAGCAACAAGTTTATGGCCGAGTGGCGCTCCTTCGTGCTCGACAACCCCTACCAGGGCCTCAACGACTGGATGCAGCACATCGGGGCCGAAAACAAGCAGGGCAACATCTCCAAGGACGAAGCCGTGCAAATCCTGAAGCTGGTGAGGCTGAAGGCTTTTGAGGCCCGTTTCAAAATCGTCATTCTGTGGCTGCCCGAGCTGATGCACCCCGCCGCGGCCAACGCCGTGCTCAAGCTGCTGGAAGAGCCACCGCCCGCCACCATCTTCCTGCTGGTGAGCCACGCCCCCGAGCAGCTGCTGCCCACTATCATCAGCCGGGTGCAGCCGGTGGTGGTGCGCCCGTTTTCGGAAGACGACATCACCACCTTTCTCCAGGAGCGCCACCACGTGCCCGAGGCCAAGGCCCGCCAGGTAGCCCAACTGGCCAATGGCAGCCTGGGCGCCGCTTTGGCCAGCCGCGACACCAACGCCGACCACGACTATTTCGAGTTTTTCCGCGACTGGATGCGGCTGTGCTTCAACTTTGGCAGCAAAGCCGGGGACATTCTGAAGAAAAGCGAAGAGTTTCAGAAGCTGGGCCGTGAAAACCAAAAGGAGCTGCTGGCCTACTCCTTGGGCCTGGTGCGCAAGGTTTTGCTGTTCGGCATCGACCCCAAGTTCGTACCGCATCTAGCCGGGGGCGAGCAGCAGTTTGTCATCGGCTTCGCCAAGTTTGTGACGCCGCGCAACGCCGATTTGCTGGCCAAGGAGCTCACCGACGCCCACTACCACATCGAGCGCAACGCCAATCCCCGCATGGTGTTCGTCGACAGCTCGCTTCGGCTGGGCGGTCAGCTGCGCTTGGCCCAAGGCTAGGGCCGTTGGGGGTTAAATGTTAAACGATAACTGTTAAATGACCAGTCCCATTCGCCTCGCTACCCGCGGCAGCCGCCTCGCCCTCTGGCAGGCCGAACACGTGGCCAACCTGCTCCATAATGCCGGGTTCGCCACCGAAATCGTGCCCATGCAAACCACCGGCGACGCCGTGCAGGACCGCTCATTGGCCAAAATTGGTTCGAAAGGAGTCTTTACCGAAGAGTTGGAAGAAAGCCTCCGCCGGGGCGAAACCCACTTGGCCGTGCACTCGGCCAAAGACGTGCAAAGCAGCATTCCGCCCGACCTGGAGCTGCTGGCTTTCCTGGAGCGCGAGCAGGTAAACGACGTGGTATTGAGCTTTAACGAGCATTTTGAGCTCAATAAGTCCGGCATCGTGCTGGGCACGAGCAGCACCCGCCGCAAAGCCCAGCTGCGCCGGTTTTACCCCGGCGCCACCACGGCCGAGGCCCGCGGCAACCTCCAAACCCGCATCCGCAAGCTGGAAGAAGGCCAGTACGATGGGCTGGTGCTGGCCTACGCCGGCGTGCACCGCATGGGCTACGACCATCTGGTGCGCCACACCCTGCCCACCTCCCAGTTTGTGCCCGCTACGGGCCAGGGCAGCATCGCCATCGAGTGCCTGGCCGGGCTAGCTCAAGACCTGAAAGCCCAACTCAAAGCCGCCCTCGACCACCCGGCCACCCATACGTGCCTGGCGGCCGAGCGTGCCTTCCTGCATACCATGGAAGGCGGGTGCAGCATCCCCTCTTTTGCGCTGGCCACGCTGGAAGGCAACGGCGCGGTGCGCCTGCACGGCGGCCTCATCAGCCTCGATGGCGAGGAATACGTGGAGGAAATTCAGTGGGCCGACGTAGCCGATGCCCGCGCGCTGGGCGTATCGGTAGCCGATGCGGTGCTGGCCCGGGGCGGCCGCGAAATTCTGGCCAGCATCCGCGAGCACCGGGGATAGGCGCTATAATTTTCGGTAGTTCTCCCCGTTTCCTTTCTTTGTTCTCTATGAAACACAACATCTATTGCCTGGCATGGGCGCTGCTGGCGCTGCTCTGGGTGGCCAGCCCTGCTTTCGCCGCCGATAAGCCCGGTAAGCACCCCAAAAAAAGCAGTAAGGACGAGGTGGTCACCATCAGCACTTCGCAGGGCATTATCCGCGTTATTCTGTTTGAGGATACCCCGCTGCACAAGGCCAATTTTCTGCAAAAAGCAAAAAGCGGCTTCTACAACGGCACCACCTTCCACCGCGTCATCCCCGACTTTATGATTCAGGGCGGCGATGCCAACTCCAAGGACGCCGACCCAAGCAATGACGGCCTGGGCCAAGCCAACGAAGGCACGGTACCCGCTGAGTTTGTAGCAGGCCACCAGCACAACTACGGTGCCTTGGCTGCTGCCCGCCAGGGCGACTTCGCCAACCCGCAGCGCGCCAGCAGCATATCGCAGTTTTATTTGGTGGAAAACCACGAGGGCACCCATTTTCTCGACGGCCAGTATACCGTTTTTGGCCAGACCATCCAGGGATTGGACGTCATCGACAAAATTGCCAAAATGCCCCGCGACGGCCGCAACCGGCCCACCGCCGACATCAAGATGACCATGAAAGTGGAGAAACTGAAGCGGAAGAAAATCGCCAAGCTCTACGGCTATACCTACCTGTAAGCAGCTTAGCCCATTCACCGCCTTAGGGGCCTGATTTGCTGAATATGAAAGTCCTCATAACCGGTTCTAACGGCTTACTGGGCCAAAAGCTGGTGGCCCTGCTGCGCCAGCAGGCCGGGGTGGAGCTGGTGGCTACTTCGCGTGGTGCCAACAAACTGGCGAGCCTCTACCCCGACTTGCACTTTGTGCCCCTTGACGTAACCGAGGCCGGGCAAGTGCGGCAAGTGCTGGCCCAGGAGCGGCCCACCCACCTCATTCACACCGCGGCCATGACCAATGTGGACGAGTGCGAGCTGAACCGCGACGCCTGCTGGCTGCAGAACGTGACGGCCGTCGAAAACCTGGTGGATGCCTGCGCCGAGCGGGACATTCACCTCACCCACCTGAGTACCGATTTTATTTTCAGCGGCGAAGCGGGGCCGTTATCCGAGGAGGCCCAACCTGCGCCGGTCAACTTCTATGGCGAAAGCAAGCTGGCGGCCGAACTGTTGGTGCAGGCCAGCCCCGGCCGCTGGGCCATTGCCCGCACGGTGCTGGTGTACGGCGTGGCCCACGAATACGGCCGCACCAACATCGTAACCTGGGTGCGGGATTCCCTACGGGCCGGCAAGGCCATCAAAGTAGTGGCCGACCAGTGG
This region of Hymenobacter sedentarius genomic DNA includes:
- the hemC gene encoding hydroxymethylbilane synthase: MTSPIRLATRGSRLALWQAEHVANLLHNAGFATEIVPMQTTGDAVQDRSLAKIGSKGVFTEELEESLRRGETHLAVHSAKDVQSSIPPDLELLAFLEREQVNDVVLSFNEHFELNKSGIVLGTSSTRRKAQLRRFYPGATTAEARGNLQTRIRKLEEGQYDGLVLAYAGVHRMGYDHLVRHTLPTSQFVPATGQGSIAIECLAGLAQDLKAQLKAALDHPATHTCLAAERAFLHTMEGGCSIPSFALATLEGNGAVRLHGGLISLDGEEYVEEIQWADVADARALGVSVADAVLARGGREILASIREHRG
- a CDS encoding ATP-binding protein → MTFAEIPNQIAVKQLLRQSVQRQHVAHAQLFRGSEGGAALALALAYAQYLNCEARAADAEDSCGHCPACTKTAKLAHPDLNFIVPVTTTKTVTKDAVSNKFMAEWRSFVLDNPYQGLNDWMQHIGAENKQGNISKDEAVQILKLVRLKAFEARFKIVILWLPELMHPAAANAVLKLLEEPPPATIFLLVSHAPEQLLPTIISRVQPVVVRPFSEDDITTFLQERHHVPEAKARQVAQLANGSLGAALASRDTNADHDYFEFFRDWMRLCFNFGSKAGDILKKSEEFQKLGRENQKELLAYSLGLVRKVLLFGIDPKFVPHLAGGEQQFVIGFAKFVTPRNADLLAKELTDAHYHIERNANPRMVFVDSSLRLGGQLRLAQG
- a CDS encoding SDR family oxidoreductase, which encodes MKVLITGSNGLLGQKLVALLRQQAGVELVATSRGANKLASLYPDLHFVPLDVTEAGQVRQVLAQERPTHLIHTAAMTNVDECELNRDACWLQNVTAVENLVDACAERDIHLTHLSTDFIFSGEAGPLSEEAQPAPVNFYGESKLAAELLVQASPGRWAIARTVLVYGVAHEYGRTNIVTWVRDSLRAGKAIKVVADQWRTPTLAEDLAQGCWLLARHSAQGIYHISSDELLTPYAMALRVAEYFGLDKSLMEKVDASTFSQPARRPARTGFIIDKIRREFDFRPHTFAEGIAVVGAQSERAA
- a CDS encoding GlmU family protein, whose protein sequence is MHVLLFDDPAIRPHLLPFTFTRPVAALRCGILTLAEKWQYRLGVAAVGYLTQPYLQEKFPAGDVSGPALIINGAVCPDDLLVRQVQALHPGQALYCDERLVAAHVADASLVAELIQDGPPESRQVAEPVTVVTRPWHLFLFNGAEIRRDFALLTQGRTSQPISDPHTIVYGAENIFIEEGVKIRAAILNAEDGPIYLGKNSQVHEGAIIKGPLALCEGAHINAGAKMRGDNTVGPYSKVGGEVGNSILLGYANKGHDGYLGNSVIGEWCNLGADTNTSNLKNNYASVKIWSHKAHRFVDTGQTFCGLMMGDHSKCGINTMFNTGTVVGVGANIFGAGFPRTFIPSFSWGGAAGFETFKLPKVDEVAERVMARRALPYTKVEQDIMKVVFEATEADRVWEKAK
- a CDS encoding peptidylprolyl isomerase, with product MKHNIYCLAWALLALLWVASPAFAADKPGKHPKKSSKDEVVTISTSQGIIRVILFEDTPLHKANFLQKAKSGFYNGTTFHRVIPDFMIQGGDANSKDADPSNDGLGQANEGTVPAEFVAGHQHNYGALAAARQGDFANPQRASSISQFYLVENHEGTHFLDGQYTVFGQTIQGLDVIDKIAKMPRDGRNRPTADIKMTMKVEKLKRKKIAKLYGYTYL